The Bacteroides fragilis NCTC 9343 genome includes the window CAATCCGCAAGACGTGCTTGGTGCGCAGGATTTTATTTATAGAGGAAAACTTGATAAATGGGCTAAACTGGCAAACTCATTGAAACTCAGAATTGCTGCACGCCTGATTAATAAAGACAAGGCTCGTGCGATTGCCATTGTGAATGAGGCTGCCCAGAATCCGGCCGGTCTTATTTTAACTCTCGACGATGATTTTGTTTTCAATAAAGGTAAAAGAGACAATAACTGGAACAATGATATTTCCGTTGGTGCGGGAACTAAGCAGTTAATCGATTTTATGGTGAGCAATCGTGACCCTCGTTTGTTTTACTTTTTCCAGAAGAACGATTACAACTCTAATGTAGTTCAAGGTTTCTTTGATCAAAAAAGAGCTTTACCGTCTTATGTAGAAGCCAATGTGAACTATACGGTCGATGCGGACGGAAAGAAACACTTTGAGAGCTGGAAAGCTCCCGGAGAGCCTTGGGTACGCTATTATGGAGTTCCTTGTCAAGTGGATATCAATAAAAAGGAAGAGTACAAAGACTATTTCGACCCCAATAACGAGTTGTTCTATTTGCTGAGCAAAGACGGTGCGAAAAAGACCTATACTCCGATTGCCTACCGGAATACCGAAAATATTAAAGGTCTGTTGATTTACACATTTCCCGATGTTCCCGATGTAGCTCCCGTACAGGATAAAGAAGAATACGGCTGGTACGGACTGTACTTCTCTGCAGGTGAAACCAACCTCCTGCTGGCGGAATTCAAATTATTGGGTGCCAATCTGCCGATGACCGCACAACAGTATTTGAGTGCAGGTGTCGAGATGTCTGTTCGTGGTTATGATTTTGTTTCCGCTAAGAATCATATTCCTTATTATGATAAAACCTACACAGGCGATGTACACGATAAGACAATCAGCCTGAAAGAAGGCATGATTGATGAAATGCTGTCACATGATGCATACCATCTGACAGGTGATTTGAGTAAAGACCTTGAGAAAGTTTATATTCAGCAATATATTCACTATCTGATGCTTCCGATGGACATGTTTGTTACCGCCCGTCGTTCGGGAGTGCCAATGAAGAACAGTACCTTGTTGCCATATCAGGATTTTGATCCGTTATTGGGTGACCAGTACGTCATTCCTCGACGTTTCCCGGTAAGCAAACCTCTTGATTCTGATTTGCTCCGTGACATTACAATTGCAGCCTATCAGGCACAGGGCTATACGTATGAAGGTGAGATGAGTAATTCACCTGTGACGTTAAGCAAAGAACGTGTTTGGTATGATAAAGAGGCACCGGCTTTTGGTACAGGTCCTCAACAGTAATTTTCTGTTTTACATAAATCTCCGGGGCTGCTTCTGATTTTTGCAGAAGTGGCCTCTTTTTTCTATATTATCCTCACATTATCGGGGCGGTTTGGCGAAGTTGTTATTTCTTCTTTTTCTTATTCTTTTGTT containing:
- a CDS encoding SusD/RagB family nutrient-binding outer membrane lipoprotein — encoded protein: MKQMMKKYLYMAAVAVVGTGFLMSSCKDEFAGQNTNPSTVSKPNVRYLFTQCAMSFQPADYLQWFAGFDAMSTWVQATASGGGNSSKLNMVTQTGCGYQVNEVLRYTNEIKHQISLMSDDEKAKYEYIAYLCNPMLVYLGLEDSDMYGSRQYSEAEMARYGGTLTPKYDTQEELFELWLKQLDETINYLRENNPQDVLGAQDFIYRGKLDKWAKLANSLKLRIAARLINKDKARAIAIVNEAAQNPAGLILTLDDDFVFNKGKRDNNWNNDISVGAGTKQLIDFMVSNRDPRLFYFFQKNDYNSNVVQGFFDQKRALPSYVEANVNYTVDADGKKHFESWKAPGEPWVRYYGVPCQVDINKKEEYKDYFDPNNELFYLLSKDGAKKTYTPIAYRNTENIKGLLIYTFPDVPDVAPVQDKEEYGWYGLYFSAGETNLLLAEFKLLGANLPMTAQQYLSAGVEMSVRGYDFVSAKNHIPYYDKTYTGDVHDKTISLKEGMIDEMLSHDAYHLTGDLSKDLEKVYIQQYIHYLMLPMDMFVTARRSGVPMKNSTLLPYQDFDPLLGDQYVIPRRFPVSKPLDSDLLRDITIAAYQAQGYTYEGEMSNSPVTLSKERVWYDKEAPAFGTGPQQ